One genomic region from Jiangella sp. DSM 45060 encodes:
- a CDS encoding GlxA family transcriptional regulator, producing the protein MLRNVAVLVLDGVAPFELGVLCEAFGIDRSDQGLPVMDFDLCGPSPQVRTSLGFGVTIEHGLDRLASADLVGIPAVPRLNPVPDDVLDAVRAAVDRGARVLSVCSGAFVLGAAGLLDGRRCTTHWMYSGELAARFPEAKVDPGVLYVDDDPIITSAGTAAGLDASLHLWRKEFGADAAAMVARRMVVPPHRDGGQAQFIEAPIRATPARTLAGVVDYMTAHLDQDLTVDDLATLANMSPRTFARRFRAETGTTPYEWLLTARLAAAQRMLERGDDVVETVAARAGFGTAAAMRHHFAKRLGTTPQAYRAAFCHRRPPRSDAQMPVVERG; encoded by the coding sequence ATGCTGCGAAATGTCGCCGTCTTGGTGCTCGACGGGGTCGCCCCGTTCGAGCTCGGCGTGCTCTGCGAGGCGTTCGGCATCGACCGTTCCGACCAAGGCCTGCCGGTCATGGACTTCGACCTGTGCGGGCCGTCCCCGCAGGTCCGCACGTCGCTCGGCTTCGGGGTGACGATCGAGCACGGCCTCGACCGGCTGGCGTCGGCCGACCTCGTCGGCATCCCCGCCGTGCCGCGGCTGAATCCGGTCCCCGACGACGTGCTCGACGCGGTGCGCGCCGCCGTCGACCGTGGGGCGCGGGTGCTGTCGGTCTGCTCCGGCGCGTTCGTGCTGGGCGCCGCCGGGCTGCTCGACGGCCGCCGCTGCACCACGCACTGGATGTACAGCGGCGAGCTGGCCGCCCGGTTCCCCGAGGCCAAGGTCGACCCCGGCGTGCTCTACGTCGACGACGACCCGATCATCACCAGCGCCGGCACCGCCGCCGGGCTCGACGCCAGCCTGCACCTGTGGCGCAAGGAGTTCGGTGCCGACGCCGCGGCCATGGTCGCCCGGCGCATGGTCGTCCCGCCGCACCGCGACGGCGGCCAGGCGCAGTTCATCGAGGCGCCGATCCGGGCCACCCCCGCCCGCACGCTGGCCGGCGTCGTCGACTACATGACCGCCCACCTCGACCAGGACCTCACGGTCGACGACCTCGCCACGCTGGCGAACATGTCACCGCGCACGTTCGCCCGCCGGTTCCGCGCCGAGACCGGCACCACGCCGTACGAGTGGTTGCTGACGGCTCGCCTGGCGGCGGCGCAGCGCATGCTCGAGCGCGGCGACGACGTCGTCGAGACGGTGGCCGCCCGGGCCGGCTTCGGCACGGCGGCGGCCATGCGGCACCACTTCGCCAAGCGGTTGGGCACGACGCCGCAGGCCTACCGGGCCGCCTTCTGCCACCGGCGACCGCCGCGGTCCGACGCTCAGATGCCGGTGGTCGAGCGGGGGTAG
- a CDS encoding MarR family winged helix-turn-helix transcriptional regulator: MTDHATLAADTWRLMFDLLIRSRPERDAVLARLGLTANEYKALHSLDAEDGRTMKDLAAEWQCDASTATWTVDRLQRLDLAERRVHPTDRRARLVVLTARGAAMRAELLGAMYAPPADLLRLDGAQLRALREALEPLRHDHPMDSGTVTA, translated from the coding sequence GTGACCGACCACGCCACGCTCGCCGCCGACACCTGGCGGCTGATGTTCGACCTGCTCATCCGGTCCCGGCCCGAGCGCGACGCCGTCCTGGCCCGGCTCGGGCTGACGGCGAACGAGTACAAGGCGCTGCACTCGCTCGACGCCGAGGACGGCCGGACGATGAAGGACCTCGCCGCCGAGTGGCAGTGCGACGCGTCGACCGCCACCTGGACGGTCGACCGCCTGCAACGCCTCGACCTCGCCGAACGCCGGGTCCACCCCACCGACCGCCGGGCCCGGTTGGTCGTGCTGACGGCGCGTGGCGCGGCGATGCGGGCCGAGCTGCTCGGCGCCATGTACGCGCCGCCGGCCGACCTGCTCCGGCTGGACGGCGCACAGCTGCGGGCTCTGCGCGAGGCGCTGGAGCCACTACGCCATGATCACCCCATGGATTCCGGTACGGTGACCGCGTGA
- a CDS encoding LLM class F420-dependent oxidoreductase gives MKVSISVTNYTWPGGGLTDELTRVVRAADHAGIDTLWVADHLLQGDPTSQLGDPMLEAYTTLGYLAGQTERIRLGTMVSAATYRAPALLIKAVTTLDVLSRGRAWLGVGAGYHADEARMMGLFLPPTAERFERLEELLRLAKQLWAGDESPFEGAHYQLDRPIGSPLPATRPHPPIVVGGTGEKVTLRLVAQYADACNLFDIPDGGQTVRHKLDVLARHCDDVGRPFDEIEKTLAMALEPGESAASFTGRARAARDLGFEHVGVIVRGSAWTEQQVETVAAALDA, from the coding sequence ATGAAGGTCAGCATCAGCGTCACCAACTACACCTGGCCCGGTGGCGGCCTCACCGACGAGCTGACGCGCGTGGTGCGCGCCGCCGACCACGCCGGCATCGACACTCTCTGGGTCGCCGACCACCTGCTGCAGGGCGACCCGACTTCGCAGCTCGGCGACCCGATGCTCGAGGCGTACACCACCCTCGGCTACCTCGCCGGGCAGACCGAGCGGATCCGCCTGGGCACCATGGTGTCGGCCGCGACGTATCGCGCCCCGGCGCTGCTCATCAAGGCCGTGACGACGCTCGACGTGCTCTCGCGCGGCCGCGCGTGGCTCGGCGTCGGCGCCGGTTACCACGCCGACGAAGCCCGCATGATGGGGCTGTTCCTGCCGCCGACGGCCGAGCGGTTCGAGCGGCTGGAGGAGCTGCTGCGGCTGGCCAAGCAGCTGTGGGCCGGCGACGAGTCGCCGTTCGAGGGCGCCCACTACCAGCTGGACCGGCCGATCGGCAGCCCGCTGCCCGCCACCCGGCCGCACCCGCCGATCGTCGTCGGCGGCACGGGCGAGAAGGTCACGCTGCGGCTGGTCGCCCAGTACGCCGACGCCTGCAACCTGTTCGACATCCCCGACGGCGGGCAGACCGTCCGGCACAAGCTCGACGTGCTGGCCCGCCACTGCGACGACGTCGGCCGCCCGTTCGACGAGATCGAGAAGACGCTGGCCATGGCCCTGGAACCGGGCGAGTCCGCCGCCTCGTTCACCGGACGCGCCCGTGCGGCCCGCGACCTCGGCTTCGAGCACGTCGGCGTCATCGTCCGCGGCAGCGCCTGGACGGAGCAGCAGGTCGAGACCGTCGCCGCGGCCCTCGACGCCTAG
- a CDS encoding acetolactate synthase — translation MSISQRKDLTLSGHAGQHALAVAEAHGVGTMWTLSGAHVFPLYDAVVKAESPTRIVDVRHEQTAVFGAEATAKLTREPGLVVLTAGPGVTNGVSGIAQAYFSGVPLLAVGGRAPAWRWGTGALQELDHPPLLAPVTKLATTAAKAADVGPVVDRALSVARSAHRGPVFVDVPMDELYSFADVTLEVTPPAPRPEPDPDDLTAIATAIYESRHPVVVLGSDVWMDGAEAAALRFADETGIPVVANGMGRGVLPKGHRLLVNRARSAAFKNADLVVVVGTPLDFRLGFGTFGGSDGAAPARVVHVTDSPEGLATHVELAASASGDLSMVLDGILHSLRATRRWDDWASDLRDQAAAAVERDAPLLASDGEPIHPARVYGELNRVLDDDAVVIGDGGDFVSWAGKLIESGRPGCWLDPGPYGCLGAGAGAAAAARLARPDSQVVLLYGDGAAGMSLMDVDTLVRHELPVVMVVGNNGAWGLEKHPMRFLYGYDVAADLRPDTGYDAVVEALGGAGETVTEPGDVGPALRRAFDSGVPYLVNVQCDPKIAYPRSTTGI, via the coding sequence GTGAGTATTTCGCAGCGCAAAGATCTCACCCTCAGTGGCCACGCCGGTCAGCACGCCCTGGCCGTCGCCGAGGCGCACGGTGTCGGCACCATGTGGACGCTGTCCGGCGCCCACGTGTTCCCGCTGTACGACGCCGTGGTCAAGGCCGAGTCGCCCACGCGCATCGTCGACGTGCGGCACGAGCAGACGGCCGTCTTCGGCGCCGAGGCGACCGCGAAGCTGACCCGCGAGCCGGGGCTGGTCGTGCTCACCGCGGGACCGGGCGTCACCAACGGCGTCAGCGGCATCGCGCAGGCCTACTTCAGCGGCGTCCCGCTGCTGGCCGTCGGCGGCCGTGCGCCGGCCTGGCGCTGGGGCACCGGCGCGCTGCAGGAGCTCGACCACCCGCCGCTGCTGGCCCCGGTCACGAAGCTGGCCACGACGGCGGCCAAGGCGGCCGACGTCGGCCCGGTGGTCGACCGCGCGCTCAGCGTCGCCCGGTCGGCGCACCGCGGGCCGGTCTTCGTCGACGTCCCGATGGACGAGCTGTACAGCTTCGCCGACGTCACGCTGGAGGTCACCCCGCCGGCGCCGCGGCCGGAGCCGGACCCCGACGACCTCACCGCCATCGCGACGGCCATCTACGAGTCGCGGCACCCGGTCGTCGTGCTCGGCTCGGACGTCTGGATGGACGGCGCCGAAGCGGCCGCGCTGCGTTTCGCCGACGAAACCGGCATCCCGGTCGTGGCCAACGGCATGGGCCGCGGCGTGCTGCCGAAGGGGCACCGGCTGCTGGTCAACCGGGCGCGGTCGGCCGCGTTCAAGAACGCCGACCTCGTCGTGGTCGTGGGCACGCCGCTGGACTTCCGGCTCGGCTTCGGCACGTTCGGCGGCTCCGACGGCGCGGCGCCGGCACGGGTCGTGCACGTCACCGACTCCCCCGAGGGCCTCGCGACGCACGTCGAGCTGGCGGCCAGCGCGTCCGGCGACCTCAGCATGGTGCTCGACGGCATCCTGCACTCGCTGCGGGCCACCCGGCGCTGGGACGACTGGGCGAGCGACCTGCGCGACCAGGCGGCGGCCGCCGTCGAACGCGACGCCCCGCTGCTGGCGTCCGACGGTGAGCCGATCCACCCGGCGCGCGTCTACGGCGAGCTCAACCGCGTGCTCGACGACGACGCCGTGGTCATCGGCGACGGCGGCGACTTCGTGTCGTGGGCCGGCAAGCTGATCGAGTCCGGCCGGCCCGGCTGCTGGCTCGACCCCGGCCCGTACGGCTGCCTCGGCGCCGGCGCGGGCGCGGCGGCGGCCGCCCGGCTGGCCCGTCCGGACAGCCAGGTCGTGCTGCTCTACGGCGACGGCGCCGCCGGCATGTCGCTGATGGACGTCGACACCCTCGTGCGGCACGAGCTCCCGGTGGTCATGGTGGTCGGCAACAACGGCGCTTGGGGCCTGGAGAAGCACCCGATGCGCTTCCTCTACGGCTACGACGTCGCCGCCGACCTGCGCCCCGACACCGGCTACGACGCCGTCGTCGAGGCGCTCGGCGGGGCCGGCGAGACCGTCACCGAGCCCGGCGACGTCGGCCCGGCGCTGCGCCGCGCGTTCGACTCCGGCGTGCCGTACCTCGTCAACGTCCAGTGCGACCCGAAGATCGCCTACCCCCGCTCGACCACCGGCATCTGA
- a CDS encoding sensor histidine kinase, giving the protein MPSLNDVVQRHTDLSEADLDWLHALIADWQLLADLSFADLVLWVPDRDDDGYRAVAQMRPTTGPTAYVEDLVGTYLAKGRRPLIDTAYTEGVIRREGDPEWWDDVPVRVEAIPVRHDGRVIAVIGRHTNLIAVRTPSRLELSYLECGSQLATLITEGRFPHSTRTDMGRRGAPRVGDGLIRLDADGQALYASPNAVSVYRRLGLAADLVGHHLGKATATLAPPPGARDEPLEDVLGGRQHVRTEIEGNGTVMTLRIIPLDPGGQHVGALALCRDVTEVRRRERELLTKDATIREIHHRVKNNLQTVAALLRLQSRRIASAEGRAALDEAVRRVGSIAIVHETLSQTVDDTVAFDDVADRLLGMVAEVAATTSDVRATRSGTFGILAAETATPLAMTLTEVLQNAVEHGLGRRGGAVLLTAERSDGRLLVTIDDDGVGLPPGFDAATAGNLGLQIVRTLVVGELGGTLDIGPRSGGGTRVVLDLPVSAESPH; this is encoded by the coding sequence GTGCCGTCGCTCAACGACGTCGTCCAGCGTCACACCGATCTCTCCGAGGCCGACCTCGACTGGTTGCATGCCCTCATCGCCGACTGGCAGCTGCTGGCCGACCTCTCCTTCGCCGACCTCGTCCTGTGGGTGCCCGACCGCGACGACGACGGCTACCGCGCCGTGGCCCAGATGCGCCCGACCACCGGCCCGACCGCCTACGTCGAGGACCTCGTCGGCACGTACCTGGCGAAGGGCCGCCGGCCGCTCATCGACACCGCCTACACCGAGGGCGTCATCCGCCGCGAGGGCGACCCGGAGTGGTGGGACGACGTCCCGGTGCGGGTCGAGGCGATCCCGGTGCGCCACGACGGCCGCGTCATCGCCGTCATCGGCCGGCACACCAACCTCATCGCGGTCCGCACGCCGAGCCGGCTGGAGCTGTCCTACCTCGAGTGCGGCAGCCAGCTGGCCACGCTGATCACGGAGGGCCGGTTCCCGCACTCCACCCGCACCGACATGGGCCGCCGCGGCGCGCCCCGGGTCGGCGACGGCCTGATCCGCCTCGACGCCGACGGCCAGGCGCTCTACGCCAGCCCCAACGCCGTCTCCGTCTACCGCCGCCTCGGCCTCGCCGCCGACCTCGTCGGCCACCACCTGGGCAAGGCGACGGCCACGCTGGCGCCGCCGCCGGGTGCGCGGGACGAGCCACTCGAGGACGTGCTCGGCGGGCGGCAGCACGTGCGCACCGAGATCGAGGGCAACGGCACGGTCATGACGTTGCGGATCATCCCGCTCGACCCCGGCGGTCAGCACGTCGGCGCGCTGGCGCTGTGCCGCGACGTCACCGAGGTGCGGCGGCGCGAGCGGGAGCTGCTGACCAAGGACGCGACGATCCGCGAGATCCACCACCGGGTGAAGAACAACCTGCAGACGGTCGCGGCGCTGCTGCGGCTGCAGTCGCGGCGCATCGCGTCGGCGGAGGGGCGGGCGGCGCTGGACGAGGCGGTGCGCCGGGTCGGCTCGATCGCCATCGTGCACGAGACGCTGTCGCAGACCGTCGACGACACCGTCGCCTTCGACGACGTCGCCGACCGCCTGCTCGGCATGGTCGCCGAGGTCGCCGCCACCACGTCCGACGTGCGGGCGACGCGGTCGGGGACGTTCGGGATCCTGGCCGCCGAGACAGCGACGCCGCTGGCGATGACGCTGACCGAGGTGCTGCAGAACGCCGTCGAGCACGGCCTCGGCCGGCGCGGCGGCGCGGTGCTGCTGACGGCGGAACGCTCGGACGGCCGGCTGCTCGTCACGATCGACGACGACGGAGTCGGGCTGCCGCCCGGCTTCGACGCGGCCACCGCCGGGAACCTCGGGCTGCAGATCGTCCGGACCCTGGTGGTGGGGGAGCTGGGCGGGACGCTGGACATCGGGCCGCGCTCAGGCGGCGGCACCCGGGTCGTGCTCGACCTCCCGGTCAGCGCGGAGTCGCCACACTGA
- a CDS encoding biotin/lipoyl-binding carrier protein, whose product MAEQVAAEMVANVHSVAVSVGERVDAGATLLILESMKMEIPVLCEDAGLVSEIKVGPGDVVQEGDVLVVLS is encoded by the coding sequence GTGGCCGAGCAGGTGGCCGCCGAGATGGTGGCCAATGTCCACTCCGTGGCGGTATCCGTGGGGGAGCGGGTCGATGCGGGGGCGACCCTGCTGATCCTGGAGTCCATGAAGATGGAGATCCCGGTCCTGTGCGAGGACGCCGGCCTGGTGTCCGAGATCAAGGTCGGCCCCGGCGACGTCGTCCAGGAGGGCGACGTGCTGGTCGTCCTCTCGTGA
- a CDS encoding diacylglycerol kinase family protein, which translates to MRALVVLNPNATTTSVRTRDVLLAALSNDLDLEVAETTHRGHATELTRKARADGVGLIVSVGGDGTVNEVVNGLLDPAPAGGETVPDIAIIPGGSTNVLARNLGIPENAIEATGLLLDALRAGRRQSIGLGRLDDRFFTFTAGFGLDADVIQAVEAERERGRVSTVPLYVRTAVRRFFAQPERGHGTIELTADGGAPVAGLAVVIVTNCTPWTYFGARPLRPTPFADLNAGLDVFGLTSLRLAPTLLHLAQLTTRRGPRGRAVVSLHDRKELVLRAPEPLPVQVDGDYIGERTEITLTSVPRALRIAY; encoded by the coding sequence ATGCGCGCCCTCGTCGTCCTCAACCCGAACGCCACGACGACGTCCGTGCGCACCCGCGACGTGCTGCTGGCGGCGCTGAGCAACGACCTCGATCTCGAGGTCGCCGAGACCACGCACCGCGGCCACGCCACCGAGCTGACCAGGAAGGCCCGCGCCGACGGCGTCGGCCTGATCGTGTCGGTCGGCGGCGACGGCACCGTGAACGAGGTGGTCAACGGCCTGCTCGACCCCGCGCCGGCCGGCGGCGAGACCGTCCCCGACATCGCGATCATCCCCGGCGGCAGCACCAACGTGCTGGCCCGCAACCTCGGCATCCCCGAGAACGCCATCGAGGCAACCGGCCTGCTGCTCGACGCGCTGCGCGCCGGGCGGCGGCAGAGCATCGGGCTGGGCCGGCTCGACGACCGGTTCTTCACCTTCACCGCCGGGTTCGGGCTCGACGCCGACGTCATCCAGGCCGTCGAGGCCGAGCGCGAGCGCGGCCGCGTGTCCACCGTCCCGCTGTACGTGCGCACCGCCGTCCGCCGGTTCTTCGCCCAGCCCGAGCGCGGCCACGGCACCATCGAGCTGACGGCCGACGGCGGGGCGCCGGTCGCCGGGCTGGCCGTCGTCATCGTCACGAACTGCACGCCGTGGACGTATTTCGGCGCCCGGCCGCTGCGGCCCACCCCGTTCGCCGACCTCAACGCCGGTCTCGACGTGTTCGGGCTGACCAGCCTGCGGCTGGCGCCCACGCTGCTGCACCTCGCCCAGCTGACGACCCGGAGGGGGCCGCGCGGGCGGGCCGTCGTGTCACTGCACGACCGCAAGGAGCTCGTGCTGCGGGCGCCGGAACCGCTGCCGGTGCAGGTCGACGGCGACTACATCGGCGAGCGGACGGAGATCACGCTGACCTCGGTGCCGCGGGCGCTGCGCATCGCGTACTGA
- a CDS encoding WhiB family transcriptional regulator has translation MDWRHRAACRDEDPELFFPIGNTGPALLQIEEAKTVCRRCDVREACLSWALESGQDAGVWGGLSEDERRALKRRNARARARAY, from the coding sequence ATGGATTGGCGCCACCGTGCCGCCTGTCGAGACGAGGACCCAGAGCTGTTCTTCCCCATCGGGAACACCGGGCCCGCGCTGCTCCAGATCGAGGAGGCCAAGACCGTCTGCCGCCGCTGCGACGTGCGCGAAGCCTGCCTGAGCTGGGCCCTCGAGAGCGGCCAGGACGCCGGCGTGTGGGGCGGGCTGTCCGAGGACGAGCGTCGTGCCCTGAAGCGTCGCAACGCCCGAGCCCGCGCACGAGCCTACTGA
- a CDS encoding DUF2785 domain-containing protein, with the protein MQQSYWEQVVADGFRLPQGAALDELTIELVTMLGDTDPHVREDIARSVLQTWIREGVYDDLLIGLGDGLALGLKKGLGEEGTDTVLRRSFSASVLSEVIARDNVTHGLHPAAVLTWADQAVGWFLGERDLRGWTPNQGWANAVVHGADVLGALSASRHLSADELRVLLDVVAERLTTPTRHRFSAGEEQRLAYATMSVLHRDLVSIEPLEGWLERLAQAWRDDARPPSSRAAARENTLDYLRALHLQLLLGVQGTPAQNVASTVRPMPAVRSDLLLALQATLRSSAPWLYRQR; encoded by the coding sequence GTGCAGCAGTCCTACTGGGAGCAGGTCGTCGCCGACGGCTTCCGGCTACCCCAGGGCGCTGCCCTCGACGAGCTCACGATCGAGCTGGTCACCATGCTCGGCGACACCGACCCGCACGTGCGAGAGGACATCGCCCGCTCGGTGCTGCAGACCTGGATCCGCGAGGGCGTCTACGACGACCTGCTCATCGGGCTCGGCGACGGGCTGGCGCTCGGGCTGAAGAAGGGCCTGGGCGAAGAGGGCACCGACACTGTGCTGCGCCGCTCGTTCTCGGCGAGCGTGCTGTCCGAGGTCATCGCCCGCGACAACGTCACCCACGGGCTGCACCCCGCCGCCGTCCTGACGTGGGCCGACCAGGCGGTCGGCTGGTTCCTCGGCGAGCGCGACCTCCGCGGCTGGACCCCCAACCAGGGCTGGGCCAACGCCGTCGTGCACGGCGCCGACGTGCTCGGCGCGCTGAGCGCGTCGCGGCACCTGAGCGCCGACGAGCTGCGTGTCCTGCTCGACGTCGTCGCCGAGCGGCTGACAACCCCGACGCGGCACCGGTTCTCCGCCGGCGAGGAGCAGCGGCTCGCATACGCGACGATGTCGGTGCTGCACCGCGACCTCGTCAGCATCGAGCCGCTGGAGGGATGGCTGGAGCGGCTCGCCCAGGCCTGGCGCGACGACGCCCGCCCGCCGTCGTCGCGGGCCGCGGCGCGCGAGAACACCCTCGACTACCTGCGGGCGCTGCACCTGCAGCTGCTGCTGGGCGTGCAGGGCACCCCGGCGCAGAACGTCGCCAGCACCGTGCGGCCGATGCCCGCGGTCCGCTCCGACCTGCTGCTCGCCCTGCAGGCGACTCTGCGCTCCAGCGCGCCCTGGTTGTACCGCCAGCGCTGA
- a CDS encoding thioesterase family protein → MTALEPGLTAAETHTVTEVDTALAVGSGDVPVLATPRLLAWMEAVTVAAVDDALADGDTTVGTRVEVDHVAASPLGALVEVRGELTAVDGRTLRFSVVAVGADGEPVGRGTVTRAVVGRERFLAHLAQDG, encoded by the coding sequence GTGACCGCGCTCGAACCCGGCCTGACGGCGGCCGAGACGCACACCGTCACCGAGGTCGACACCGCGCTGGCGGTGGGGTCCGGCGACGTCCCCGTGCTGGCGACGCCGCGGCTGCTGGCGTGGATGGAGGCCGTCACCGTGGCCGCCGTCGACGACGCGCTCGCCGACGGCGACACCACGGTGGGCACCCGGGTGGAGGTCGATCACGTCGCGGCGAGCCCGCTCGGCGCCCTCGTGGAGGTGCGCGGCGAGCTGACCGCCGTCGACGGGCGGACCCTGCGGTTCTCCGTCGTCGCGGTCGGCGCCGACGGCGAGCCGGTGGGACGTGGGACGGTCACCCGCGCCGTCGTGGGGCGCGAGCGCTTCCTGGCGCACTTGGCGCAGGACGGCTGA